A region from the Brevibacterium paucivorans genome encodes:
- a CDS encoding AbgT family transporter: MSAPATQSKDDLNWLMRLLIVIEKAGNKLPHPFWLFLSLAVIVMLISWVASAAGLSAVNPAKGETVNAVNLTSAESLGAIVSGVVENYVTFPALGLVLVVLFGVAVAERSGLIPAIMRAALMNASPKWVTAIVALVGTASSIASDAAYMIVIPLGGIAFKAVGRNPIIGCAVAYAATSGGYSAAPMVNSLDAILGGLSTSAAAIIDPEYVVTPVDNFYFNFVSMFVVAGAIVLVTETLLNKRGEELKPDEVENETSDTSTDADLTKKLTSLEKRGIWIAVITTILCGVLLFVLALPQGSFLRDEEGAFGPKSPLMAGIAAIIGFGFFVVGIVYGIVTKSIKRPADVPEMIVQGLTPMVPVLLLFFAASQFLALFKMSKLGEILAIKGAEFFQSANTPAIVILLGAYILTAIGALFITSGSGLWTLMAPVLVPMLMLLGIAPEVTQAAYRIGDSTTNIVSPMSPYFVMILGFVQRYKKDAGIGTLLSLTIPLAFAMFVAWGLLFFGWWATGIPMGPGAQTTYELP, translated from the coding sequence GTGTCAGCCCCTGCCACACAATCCAAGGATGACTTGAACTGGCTCATGCGCCTGCTCATCGTCATCGAAAAAGCCGGCAACAAACTGCCACACCCGTTTTGGTTGTTCTTGTCCCTGGCCGTCATCGTCATGCTCATTTCATGGGTGGCATCAGCAGCAGGTCTGTCTGCAGTCAACCCCGCAAAAGGTGAGACCGTCAACGCGGTTAACTTGACGTCGGCGGAGTCCTTGGGCGCCATCGTCTCGGGTGTCGTCGAAAACTACGTCACCTTCCCAGCCTTGGGGCTTGTTCTGGTTGTTCTTTTTGGTGTGGCAGTTGCGGAACGCTCGGGCCTGATCCCAGCGATCATGCGTGCGGCCTTGATGAACGCCTCACCAAAATGGGTGACCGCAATCGTCGCGCTGGTGGGAACGGCATCCTCGATTGCTTCAGACGCCGCGTACATGATCGTGATCCCACTGGGTGGTATCGCGTTCAAAGCCGTTGGACGTAACCCCATCATTGGGTGTGCGGTGGCCTATGCGGCGACCTCTGGTGGATACTCGGCAGCCCCCATGGTCAACAGCCTCGACGCAATCTTGGGTGGTCTCTCTACCAGTGCGGCAGCGATTATCGACCCCGAATACGTGGTTACGCCTGTCGACAACTTCTACTTCAACTTCGTGTCGATGTTCGTGGTTGCTGGGGCTATTGTTCTGGTCACCGAAACCCTGCTGAACAAGCGTGGTGAGGAACTGAAACCCGATGAGGTAGAGAACGAAACCAGCGACACGTCCACAGACGCCGACCTCACGAAGAAGCTCACGTCACTGGAAAAGCGCGGCATCTGGATTGCCGTCATCACAACCATTCTGTGTGGCGTGCTGCTGTTCGTGCTCGCCCTGCCTCAGGGCTCGTTTCTGCGTGACGAGGAAGGAGCATTTGGTCCCAAGTCGCCACTCATGGCCGGCATCGCCGCAATCATCGGGTTCGGGTTCTTTGTCGTGGGTATTGTGTACGGAATCGTCACCAAGTCCATCAAACGACCCGCCGACGTGCCTGAGATGATCGTCCAGGGACTCACGCCTATGGTTCCCGTGCTTTTGCTGTTCTTTGCCGCGTCACAGTTCTTGGCGCTTTTCAAAATGAGTAAGTTGGGCGAGATTCTGGCTATCAAGGGTGCTGAGTTTTTCCAGAGCGCCAACACCCCAGCCATTGTGATTCTCCTCGGGGCGTACATCCTGACCGCCATCGGGGCGCTGTTCATCACCTCGGGATCCGGTCTGTGGACGTTGATGGCCCCCGTACTCGTTCCTATGCTGATGCTCTTGGGAATTGCTCCCGAGGTGACCCAGGCGGCATACCGCATTGGTGACTCAACCACGAACATCGTGTCCCCGATGAGCCCGTACTTCGTCATGATTCTGGGCTTCGTGCAGAGGTACAAGAAGGACGCGGGAATCGGAACGCTTCTGTCGTTGACCATCCCGCTCGCGTTCGCGATGTTCGTTGCATGGGGGCTTCTGTTCTTCGGATGGTGGGCAACAGGTATTCCCATGGGTCCCGGCGCTCAGACCACCTACGAGCTTCCCTAG
- a CDS encoding inositol-3-phosphate synthase gives MGNPIRVAIAGLGNCATSLIQGVEYYRDAQADEQIPGLMHVQFGDYHVSDLEFVAAFDVDAKKVGLDIADAILASENNTIKIADVPSTGVTVKRGPTLDGLGKYYLETIEESQEEPVDVAQVLRDEKVDVLVCYLPVGSQKATEYYAQACIDAKVAFVNALPVFIAGTKEWDDKFKEAGVPIVGDDIKSQIGATITHRVMAKLFEDRGVILDRTYQLNVGGNMDFKNMLERERLESKKISKTQAVTSNTSAKLESRDVHIGPSDYVQWLDDRKWAFVRLEGRNFGDAPVSLEYKLEVWDSPNSAGVIIDAVRAAKIGLDRGVGGALLSASSYFMKSPPEQQSDDLARQAVEDFIAGKASH, from the coding sequence GTGGGAAACCCAATTCGCGTAGCCATCGCAGGGCTCGGAAACTGCGCAACCTCCCTCATTCAGGGAGTCGAATACTACCGGGACGCTCAAGCGGACGAACAGATTCCAGGGCTCATGCATGTTCAGTTCGGTGACTACCACGTCAGCGACCTCGAATTCGTCGCCGCCTTTGATGTTGACGCGAAGAAGGTTGGCCTCGACATCGCTGACGCGATCCTGGCCAGCGAAAACAACACCATCAAGATCGCAGACGTACCATCCACCGGTGTGACTGTGAAGCGTGGGCCCACCCTGGACGGTCTGGGCAAGTACTACCTCGAAACGATCGAAGAGTCTCAAGAAGAGCCGGTCGACGTCGCACAAGTCTTGCGTGACGAAAAGGTCGACGTACTGGTGTGCTACCTCCCTGTCGGTTCCCAAAAAGCGACTGAGTACTACGCACAAGCCTGCATCGACGCCAAGGTCGCCTTTGTCAACGCCCTTCCGGTGTTCATCGCGGGAACTAAGGAATGGGACGACAAGTTCAAAGAAGCTGGCGTTCCCATCGTTGGTGACGACATCAAGAGCCAAATTGGTGCCACCATTACTCACCGTGTCATGGCCAAACTGTTCGAAGACCGTGGAGTCATCCTTGACCGTACGTATCAGCTCAACGTGGGCGGAAACATGGACTTTAAGAACATGCTCGAACGTGAACGCCTGGAGTCAAAGAAGATCTCCAAGACGCAGGCGGTCACCTCTAACACCTCGGCGAAATTAGAAAGTCGCGATGTACACATTGGCCCCAGCGACTACGTTCAGTGGTTGGATGACCGCAAGTGGGCGTTCGTTCGCCTCGAAGGCCGGAACTTTGGCGACGCTCCGGTTTCGCTGGAATACAAACTCGAAGTGTGGGACTCGCCAAACTCTGCGGGAGTTATCATTGACGCGGTTCGGGCGGCAAAGATTGGTTTAGACCGAGGTGTCGGCGGGGCTTTGCTGTCTGCCAGCTCGTACTTTATGAAGTCGCCACCTGAACAACAGAGCGACGACCTTGCACGTCAAGCCGTCGAAGACTTTATCGCTGGTAAAGCTTCCCACTAG
- a CDS encoding peptide chain release factor 3, giving the protein MTPSDFSSKEIRTQAQRRRTFAVISHPDAGKSTLTEALALHARVIGQAGATHGKAGRRSTVSDWMKMEQDRGISISSAALQFEYRDTVINLIDTPGHADFSEDTYRVLSSVDLTIMLVDAAKGLETQTMKLFDVCKHREIPIITVINKWDRPGIDALELMDEIVQRTGMVPTPLTWPVGQSGDFRGVLNREDGTYTKFTRTDGGATIAGEESMDAEAAETLEGEAWTNAVDESDLLELEDQNYDQESFLAGRTTPVMFASAVLNFGVHKILDTLVDIAPPAHARIDVDGNPREVDAPFSGFVFKVQAGMDTNHRDRLAYVRVCSGVFERGMVVTHAATGKPFATKYAQQVFGRDREVIDTAFPGDVVGLVNASALRVGDSLYLDEPVTFPPIPSFSPEHFMVIRAKDSSKYKQFRRGIEQLDHEGVIQVLRSDLRGDQAPVLGAVGPMQFEVAEDRMQNEFNAPCTLERLAYTIARQTVKEDIPTLARERSVEVLERSDGTLLALFSDRWRLQGVEREHPNLTLEPLVVT; this is encoded by the coding sequence GTGACTCCATCAGACTTCAGCTCCAAAGAAATTCGCACGCAGGCTCAGCGACGTCGTACTTTTGCGGTGATTTCGCACCCGGACGCCGGTAAGTCGACCCTCACCGAGGCGCTGGCCCTACACGCTCGCGTGATTGGGCAGGCGGGTGCAACGCACGGCAAGGCCGGGCGACGTTCGACCGTGTCGGACTGGATGAAGATGGAACAGGACCGCGGAATTTCAATTTCGTCAGCCGCGCTCCAGTTTGAGTACCGCGACACCGTCATCAACCTCATTGACACCCCCGGTCACGCGGACTTTTCGGAAGACACCTACCGGGTGCTGTCTTCGGTCGACCTCACCATCATGCTTGTCGATGCCGCTAAAGGTCTTGAAACCCAGACCATGAAACTGTTCGACGTGTGTAAACACCGCGAGATTCCCATCATCACCGTGATCAACAAGTGGGACCGCCCCGGTATTGACGCGCTCGAACTCATGGATGAAATTGTGCAACGCACCGGAATGGTGCCCACGCCACTGACGTGGCCGGTGGGTCAGTCCGGTGATTTCCGAGGTGTTCTCAACCGTGAGGATGGAACGTACACCAAGTTCACGCGCACGGACGGTGGAGCTACCATCGCCGGTGAGGAATCCATGGACGCAGAAGCCGCTGAAACCCTCGAAGGGGAAGCGTGGACAAATGCGGTAGACGAATCGGACCTGCTTGAACTCGAAGACCAAAACTACGATCAGGAGTCCTTCCTGGCCGGACGCACCACACCTGTCATGTTCGCTTCTGCCGTTCTGAACTTTGGGGTACACAAGATTCTGGACACCCTGGTCGATATTGCGCCACCGGCACATGCCCGGATTGATGTGGACGGGAACCCGCGTGAAGTGGACGCGCCATTTTCCGGTTTCGTGTTCAAAGTGCAGGCAGGGATGGACACCAACCACCGCGACCGTTTGGCATACGTGCGCGTGTGTTCGGGAGTATTTGAGCGTGGCATGGTGGTCACGCACGCAGCCACAGGCAAGCCCTTTGCCACCAAGTATGCTCAACAGGTTTTTGGACGTGACCGCGAAGTCATTGACACAGCGTTCCCTGGAGACGTCGTTGGTCTGGTCAACGCCTCAGCCTTGCGAGTGGGGGATTCGCTGTACCTCGACGAACCCGTGACGTTCCCACCCATCCCGTCGTTCTCGCCTGAACACTTCATGGTGATTCGCGCAAAGGACTCGTCCAAGTACAAGCAGTTCCGCCGCGGAATTGAACAGCTGGACCACGAAGGCGTGATCCAGGTTCTACGTTCAGATCTGCGTGGTGACCAAGCACCTGTTCTGGGGGCTGTGGGGCCCATGCAGTTCGAAGTTGCAGAAGATCGCATGCAGAACGAATTCAACGCCCCGTGCACGCTTGAACGTCTGGCCTACACAATTGCGCGACAGACGGTAAAAGAGGACATCCCCACGCTCGCACGCGAACGCAGTGTCGAAGTCTTGGAACGTTCAGACGGAACTCTGTTGGCTCTGTTTTCTGACAGGTGGAGGCTCCAAGGAGTTGAGCGTGAGCACCCCAACCTGACACTTGAACCGCTGGTTGTGACATAA